The Pleuronectes platessa chromosome 23, fPlePla1.1, whole genome shotgun sequence genome contains a region encoding:
- the LOC128430024 gene encoding uncharacterized protein LOC128430024 isoform X1 — protein MSHPRYNPYASGTQRSNQGQHRVSSVQPERDLRRDIPGYGPGSSFNPPPASSATPANHGGNIPSLLDLPVIYRPEQARARVNKATERDGDLHVSRAREEVRCLDRPAQPIDQSTRFSHTQSDEILSSGTGTTSYPMSSTSASAGRRHAEGESGSSSLDWLPKYKRSTADDSTKSYSLPASSSYTSSGDVGRFKTSSDRECDGHSIPGSGDYNYPAPVKPAAHAETAPHKHTSESAANILLNFGLEREDLEFLISYPEEQITPDNLPFLLRQIRTQKANRAMTAVESEPFPQPQPSRVVSERDMLISSGGSPAVLQPNKVIDYGHTSKYFGGVLDAIGRTSGRSADSGGSDISLFLNEQRSSSDSQEQLKTETEIRSIPMFLSRFQTGSVTTDRSSYTSALRSVAPESSDPVQQFQTQPDQTAKPIFRSFSIPKKEPDRKVLTSEALKLFPLKAPETKPQLTLKSQQSSKVLDNAYQGRRGHVVIDKVYTSAAKDEKATRGQDSRFSEQRIKLPEETQQMQKTQKQQPQMQHVQKQQEQLVQMQHVQKQQEQLAQMQHVQKQQEQLAQEQLAQMQPTQKQLAQMQHVQKQQEQLAQEQLVQMQHLQKQQEQLAQMQPAQKQPPQTQPAQTENARTQQPQKQPVSQLGKPTVYPTVKPSYSQPMVNPPASLQPSPNTWSSAYPILVKVPGPQKQPTEAMMYDYAAATPTVFPHTCSLCYKECINMKDWISHQNTSLHLESCRVLRTKYPEWNGSIVLKPRDAGKDVKPSSSAPAQTHQQRQKKSSHESHSRSHSPRRHFSSEGRGGKRSRTRSPRSSRYSHSSRSRSRSRSPRYERHRSRSRSQERPGRRGERSPPKRSDMRRSPPKRSDMRRSSPRRSDTRRSPPGRTDMRRSPPGRTDMRRSPPGRTDMRRSPLRRTDMRRSPPRRTDERRSPPPRTYVKRSPLRRSDARRSPQKRSRERRLSSERSPSPRKSSTERLAQKLLQKTDVQSLSKQTDLEAVVKTLLAEITKMKSSSSSSTSSAKGGKNLKSTPAAGRIGSSSAASSSSSLSAAKKKTTTLTKAVLKKSDDSGSTKTKSGRPTSSPPTRVRLGGILKKVTHSDMVAVMEQFGEIESIVMHRQQLQSLVTFKKEEDAKKLKNLGELVMKGFPITVIKELDTKPKKTPLKKPAVPSVSTSQTSKSTKPTTVRKVPSTSVKTSLTRPKKPLASASAAKGTTAGKCTNQKAAVKGSSGLTKAKVSVPKPRTVSSKPIAKTAKSKLQQGKTVKVSKPKTSSLSKSVSELVPEVKVTAETAGDPTKVKVEEQAEDVTPESPISEKRTELKSKGLDSKVQQSVVVLEDSVKVETRDETVPELKHEPEPVTVDASAKEAGGAEPMELGETGVDVAEPMEEESCAEVKEEKLTKEEAAPDKSTESQQTTRKDESRPPAVPPPDTEADPKETADEASAQVPEPEAAAPESKSTESQPPTSNDETGPPTVPPASSQVQGPESTEPSAASGQVIEMEASGPASSTEDGEKTRMTQEDPASAVKNQMDPKSAEGADKVSTEPTAGAVSKPQPAGAKSPPADPHLTIGEMVEKLFNPRAISLVAKKTCSTKGKFLGLGRKTVMITNLPKYEDGPYTEADVASLLIPFGFEYSPYKIHVLPQICVAFVEMPSAVKAFHLITVFPQRGLTFKGNKLKFNVVNSGIKTDPMGFYKSAMKVMNYSVDDTEGRIIYVSNISPSEARDLREALRKISSVTNYLPLLNKVFIELESSLHADRLGVWYSLQEQAGGYSLCRLRHSWARDFKASRRLAAKALPPGASIPSVESEVPLCGFGPFWLTMATSPFVFPTHSPCFIIPDYLTVKRNMNMKKLNSQSSMFPTLMLTGLPDKGYSQEDVARLVWPYFPKQTLYSLNNNVIVLTLQRRAFVHFSNWRSCQGFIQDHIMRQIPFKRFALKAHFVLEYMYPESKEELMYKSMMKWSNSRVPDPQSLEDRLLCVEISESSVHIVKTVMKSVASIAKFVSFLPLANRICVEMVDSSGVAQVVEKLTSSSVKCIFGNKVKLVESVKSRKQRLEGSSEIFTNLEPEVESPPQSPPSECSDSDLQLLLQTSDSASAKPAAPNEPITGEAVAAEPSSTAAGDVAMEEDKEKVGPEVVLDSGDGPQVNEDVEKVTETEEVSTTATIDAPADGTSVPADSTTGVVASEKTSTDLPRINQDVFRAIKAAVHRHRLTQDMKTQSEENESSSNVSVKDEVTHQEKVQEDSHTSDVFTVNEPQFNIRDFVTVDEVAEDVEEMSPDPRSSSSSSGRKETQSSDASSAPKQTSIRSSTRSLKDSKSSASSSSKSPKDHMKRGSSSISTSVSPKKTKDSSKPTKSSSSSSASFLSLETSPSSCHKAQRSQTKSSRSSPAAGERVKKPSAAGERRPVSQREAAKESVVAKSDHKVAAEGIAAKTVESETKIEKSSAMHPSAEGKRFGLNQDQDMETDLKDTTLKDPEKGKEKKEEEEEEEDDDDEKYEILDSFDHRTNENIDDKSPEPESLQEENFQVLDSVDHEDDGEEACSEKMEEGSTEDKRATVQEDDKPAVEDSAIKYQQANNEDSFQVLDSGVKQAARGKGEVKRTQSKEEEVQAVMTSAESCKPSKEVQEPDDRIPEDEDQPPKVCDNKDSDVTEQETFEILDSIDDQTIMDQNTEEEDASKEVDSVTDQPTTTESESDNKKPDVTSRRDDRSSKRSGLRTRASKSEEKVKSPEKQDRVVKRSETPRDSTARLPQRDQDPEEEKVSEMVHSTEELVQEAAATERTDRRRSGRGKKEEKVTLNLTEASEKPDEDEEASYEILDSVEDETVTEEPVVMTRSTRGRRGRTTQKDQTKKEDTPTRSRRTPVRESQEKTLEMEKEASSKENSLTKRKDIAVREEIDEEATYEILDSVEDEVLQDDRPPTGGKRKRGRPKKAVKSTRKNPVTLKGDKEADDEEKVSYQILDSVEDEMVEDQPPTEESPKNEEEEPLYQVVDSVEDDQVQEELMTTEESKDETCPKEEEAAVQEDAPTCRTIVETSEKVVTKDLDHDPSAGLEKRESSSKANIKEEGTSTTTSQKDPTTPEVEKNQVSALVDLDEVSDEEEDYPDDIAEEKELRESKAAAKEKQLLMKEERRTREREERRTREKEERRTRERRSQSSSSSSSGGGDRRRTMERRREKEEEVDTKEMVTLDEVGADEAGEEVVSQGGEPGGLVTLDEIVEEEEEEEEGKCEQRRLEPRPPSKDEESLDCLNPEYLVTLDEAGEDEEEKPDEAEKTSTSAKRKYDDDTEENVNFVTVDEVGEVEEEEEEEEHKTPRTRGRAKKKTRKTPVRKSARGRKVEAKDEREEQEAGSCVAPPTSLDASSSPDKDPSSLLTDGQQEIQKEEEEEEEEEGAHPPAVEDLQPGGLEAEEEKVVSKRRKEIVGPEAKRSRSQSPSVPNDFKLPPFRANHPLGQEFVVPKFGYFCNICRVFYLSESSAKDVHCSSKAHYNNLQAHYQKLQQNPSGSSTPNSQGFISE, from the exons ATGTCTCATCCCCGTTATAACCCCTATGCCTCTGGTACTCAACGTTCCAACCAGGGGCAACATAGAGTCTCGAGTGTGCAACCAGAGAGAGACCTCCGAAGGGACATTCCTGGTTATGGACCAGGGTCCAGTTTCaatcctcctccagcttcttctgcAACTCCTGCCAACCATGGGGGAAATATCCCATCACTGCTGGATCTGCCGGTGATCTACAGGCCTGAACAGGCTCGGGCCAGAGTAAACAAGGCTACAGAGCGAGATGGGGACTTGCATGTTAGCAGAgccagagaggaggtgaggtgtCTTGACAGACCTGCCCAGCCCATTGACCAGAGCACTCGCTTCAGCCACACTCAGAGTGATGAGATTCTCTCTTCAGGCACAGGGACGACTTCTTATCCGATGTCCTCAACCTCTGCCTCTGCTGGACGCAGACATGCTGAAGGTGAAAGTGGCAGTAGCTCCTTGGACTGGTTGCCAAAATACAAAAGGTCAACTGCTGATGATTCCACTAAATCGTATTCATTACCTGCTTCATCTAGCTACACCAGCAGTGGTGACGTTGGTCGGTTTAAAACATCCAGTGACAGAGAATGTGATGGACATTCCATTCCAGGGTCAGGTGATTATAACTATCCTGCACCGGTCAAACCAGCAGCTCATGCTGAGACAGCTCCCCACAAGCACACCTCGGAATCTGCTGCAAACATTCTCTTGAATTTTGGTCTTGAAAGGGAGGATTTGGAATTTCTCATCTCTTATCCTGAGGAGCAGATCACACCTGATAACCTACCATTCCTTTTGCGTCAAATCCGCACTCAGAAGGCGAATAGAGCTATGACCGCGGTAGAGTCAGAACCCTTTCCTCAACCTCAACCCAGCAGAGTTGTGAGTGAAAGGGACATGTTGATTAGTTCTGGAGGGTCACCAGCTGTTCTCCAGCCCAACAAAGTGATTGACTATGGACATACTAGCAAATATTTTGGAGGGGTGTTGGATGCCATTGGAAGGACCAGTGGCAGAAGTGCTGACAGTGGTGGGAGTGACATTAGTTTGTTTTTGAACGAGCAACGCAGCAGCAGCGACAGTCAAGAACAattgaaaacagaaacagagataAGAAGCATTCCAATGTTTCTTAGCCGCTTCCAGACTGGCTCTGTTACCACCGACCGCTCATCGTACACTTCAGCGCTGAGGTCTGTAGCTCCTGAAAGTAGTGATCCAGTGCAACAGTTTCAGACCCAACCAGACCAGACTGCCAAACCAATCTTCCGCTCTTTCTCAATTCCAAAGAAAGAACCCGACAGAAAAGTCCTCACCTCTGAAGCCTTGAAACTCTTTCCTTTGAAAGCACCAGAGACAAAACCCCAGTTAACGTTGAAAAGCCAACAATCCTCAAAAGTGTTGGACAATGCGTATCAAGGCCGACGTGGTCATGTGGTCATTGACAAGGTTTATACCAGTGCTGCTAAAGATGAGAAGGCAACTCGAGGACAAGATTCAAGGTTTTCTGAGCAGAGGATAAAGCTGCCGGAGGAGACACAGCAAATGCAGAAGACGCAAAAACAGCAGCCGCAAATGCAGCATgtgcagaagcagcaggagcagctggttCAGATGCAGCATGTGCAGAAGCAACAGGAGCAGCTGGCTCAAATGCAGCATgtgcagaagcagcaggagcagctggctCAGGAGCAGCTGGCTCAAATGCAGCCAACACAGAAGCAGCTGGCTCAGATGCAGCATgtgcagaagcagcaggagcagctggctCAGGAGCAGCTGGTTCAGATGCAGCATTTGCAGAAGCAACAGGAGCAGCTGGCTCAGATGCAGCCAGCGCAGAAGCAGCCACCGCAGACGCAGCCGGCGCAGACAGAGAATGCACGAACACAGCAGCCGCAGAAACAACCAGTATCGCAACTTGGGAAGCCAACAGTTTACCCGACTGTGAAACCTTCCTATTCCCAACCCATGGTTAATCCTCCAGCTTCACTTCAGCCAAGCCCAAACACATGGAGCAGTGCTTACCCAATTTTAGTGAAGGTACCAGGTCCACAGAAGCAGCCAACAGAGGCCATGATGTATGACTATGCTGCGGCCACACCAACAGTCTTCCCACACACCTGTTCTCTCTGTTACAAAGAATGCATTAATATGAAG GATTGGATCTCCCACCAGAACACCAGTCTTCACCTTGAGAGCTGCAGAGTCCTCCGGACAAA ATACCCAGAGTGGAATGGTAGTATCGTACTCAAACCCAG GGATGCAGGGAAAGATGTCAAACCCTCGTCCTCAGCTCCTGCGCAGACTCACCAACAGCGTCAAAAGAAAAGTAGTCATGAGAGCCACTCCCGCTCCCACAGCCCTCGTCGCCACTTCAGCTCGGAGGGTCGAGGAGGGAAACGCAGCCGAACCCGATCACCGCGCAGCTCCAGATACTCTCACAG TTCCAGATCTCGTTCACGTTCCCGTTCTCCACGGTATGAACGTCATCGGTCGCGATCAAGGAGCCAGGAGAGACCGGGGAGAAGAGGTGAAAGGTCCCCACCGAAGAGGAGCGATATGAGAAGGTCCCCACCGAAGAGGAGCGACATGAGAAGGTCCTCTCCCAGGAGGAGCGACACGAGAAGGTCCCCTCCCGGGAGGACTGACATGAGAAGGTCCCCTCCAGGGAGGACTGACATGAGAAGGTCCCCTCCAGGGAGGACAGACATGAGAAGGTCTCCTCTCAGGAGGACTGACATGAGAAGGTCCCCTCCCAGGAGGACTGACGAGAGAAGGTCCCCTCCGCCGAGGACTTACGTGAAAAGGTCCCCGCTAAGACGGAGTGATGCGAGAAGGTCTCCACAAAAGAGGAGCCGAGAAAGACGATTGTCCTCAGAGCGGTCCCCTTCACCGAGAAAGAGCAGCACAGAGCGACTGGCACAGAAACTGCTGCAAAAAACAG ATGTCCAGTCTCTGTCCAAACAGACTGACCTGGAGGCTGTGGTTAAAACTTTACTTGCTGAGATAACCAAGATGAAATCTTCCTCCTCGTCATCCACTTCGTCGGCCAAGGGAGGGAAAAACCTGAAGTCTACTCCCGCTGCTGGAAGAAtaggctcctcctctgctgcctcttCATCATCGTCCCTCTCAGcagcgaagaagaagacgacaaCATTAACCAAGGCTGTCCTGAAGAAGAGTGATGATAGTGGTTCCACAAAGACTAAG tcagGTAGACCGACATCGTCACCTCCAACCAGGGTGAGGTTAGGAGGGATTCTTAAGAAGGTCACTCACAGTGATATGGTTGCTGTGATGGAGCAGTTTGGAGAAATCGAATCAATTGTAATGCATCGGCAACAACTGCAG TCACTGGTGACTTTTAAGAAAGAGGAAGACGCTAAGAAACTGAAGAACTTGGGGGAACTCGTCATGAAAGGATTCCCCATCACTGTCATCAAGGAGTTG GATACTAAGCCAAAGAAGACTCCTCTGAA AAAACCGGCTGTCCCCAGTGTCTCCACATCTCAAACCTCTAAATCCACAAAGCCCACGACCGTCAGAAAGGTTCCGTCTACATCTGTGAAAACCTCACTTACTCGTCCAAAAAAGCCTTTAGCTTCAGCCTCTGCAGCAAAGGGAACCACTGCAGGCAAATGTACCAATCAGAAAGCAGCTGTTAAAGGCTCATCCGGTCTCACTAAAGCCAAAGTCTCGGTTCCCAAACCCAGAACCGTCTCGTCCAAGCCGATCGCCAAAACGGCAAAATCTAAGCTGCAGCAAGGAAAGACTGTCAAGGTCAGTAAACCAAAGACCTCGAGCCTCAGTAAGAGTGTCTCAGAACTTGTCCCTGAAGTAAAGGTCACAGCggaaacagcaggagatccaaCAAAAGTCAAAGTTGAAGAACAAGCTGAAGATGTGACACCCGAATCCCCGATATCAGAAAAACGTACTGAGTTGAAGTCAAAAGGATTAGACTCAAAGGTTCAACAGTCTGTGGTGGTGCTGGAAGACTCAGTCAAGGTTGAGACGAGAGATGAGACAGTTCCTGAGCTGAAGCACGAACCGGAGCCTGTCACGGTCGATGCATCGGCTAAAGAAGCCGGAGGCGCTGAGCCGATGGAGCTCGGGGAAACGGGAGTGGACGTGGCAGAGCCGATGGAAGAAGAAAGTTGTGCTGAGgtcaaagaagaaaaactgaCAAAGGAGGAAGCTGCTCCTGACAAATCCACTGAGAGTCAACAAACAACCAGGAAAGATGAGAGCAGACCTCCTGCTGTTCCACCTCCAGACACAGAAGCTGATCCTAAAGAAACAGCTGATGAAGCGTCAGCACAGGTCCCAGAACCAGAGGCCGCAGCCCCGGAGTCCAAATCCACTGAGAGTCAACCACCAACCAGTAATGATGAGACCGGGCCCCCTACTGTTCCACCTGCGTCATCACAGGTCCAAGGCCCGGAGTCCACAGAACCGTCTGCAGCTTCCGGTCAGGTCATCGAGATGGAGGCTTCAGGACCTGCAAGCTCAACTGAAGACGGGGAGAAAACTAGAATGACACAAG AAGATCCTGCGTCTGCCGTGAAGAACCAAATGGATCCCAAATCCGCTGAGGGGGCCGACAAAGTTTCAACTGAGCCGACAGCCGGAGCAGTGAGCAAACCACAACCGGCTGGAGCCAAGTCTCCACCTGCAGATCCCCATCTGACGATCGGGGAGATGGTTGAAAAGCTCTTTAATCCACGAGCAATCT CGCTTGTAGCGAAGAAAACCTGCTCCACAAAAGGG AAGTTTCTTGGCCTGGGTCGGAAGACAGTGATGATCACCAACCTGCCGAAGTACGAGGACGGCCCCTACACGGAGGCAGACGTCGCCAGCCTGCTCATTCCATTCGGATTTGAATATTCACCATACAAAATCCATGTTCTTCCTCAGATTTGCGTG GCTTTCGTGGAGATGCCGTCAGCTGTCAAGGCCTTTCACCTCATCACCGTGTTTCCACAGAGAGGCCTCACCTTCAAAGGGAACAAACTGAAGTTTAACGTCGTAAACTCCGGCATCAAAACAGATCCG ATGGGGTTTTATAAATCGGCGATGAAGGTGATGAATTAT TCGGTGGACGACACAGAAGGGAGGATCATCTACGTCTCTAACATCTCACCGAGCGAAGCCCGAGACCTCAGGGAGGCTTTGAGAAAAATCAGTTCAGTCACAAACTACCTGCCTCTGCTCAAcaag GTTTTTATTGAACTTGAGTCCAGTCTTCATGCCGATCGGCTCGGAGTGTGGTACAGCCTCCAGGAACAAGCCGGTGGTTACTCACTGTGCCGGCTGAGACACTCATGGGCTAGAGACTTCAAAGCTT CGCGTAGGCTCGCTGCGAAGGCTCTCCCCCCCGGAGCGTCTATCCCCTCAGTGGAATCTGAGGTTCCACTGTGCGGCTTTGGACCGTTTTGGCTCACTATGGCTACGAGTCCCTTTGTGTTCCCCACCCATTCTCCTTGTTTCATCATCCCAG ATTATCTGACTGtcaaaagaaatatgaatatgaag aAGCTCAACAGTCAAAGTTCCATGTTCCCCACACTCATGTTGACCGGTTTGCCAGATAAAGGCTACAGTCAGGAGGACGTGGCCAGGCTGGTCTGGCCTTATTTCCCCAAACAAACTCTCTACTCTCTGAACAACAACGTGATCGTGCTGACTCtgcagaggagg GCCTTCGTGCATTTCAGCAATTGGAGGTCGTGCCAGGGTTTTATCCAAGATCACATCATGAGGCAGATTCCTTTCAAACGCTTTGCTCTCAAAGCCCACTTCGTCCTGGAGTACATGTATCCTGAGTCAAAAGAG GAGCTCATGTACAAATCCATGATGAAATGGAGCAACTCT CGTGTTCCAGATCCCCAGTCTCTGGAGGATCGGCTGCTCTGTGTGGAGATCTCTGAGAGCAGTGTCCACATCGTCAAGACGGTCATGAAATCTGTGGCGTCCATTGCTAAATTTGTCAGCTTCCTGCCGCTCGCCAACAGG ATCTGTGTGGAGATGGTTGACTCCAGTGGTGTAGCCCAGGTGGTGGAGAAGCTCACATCTTCCTCAGTGAAGTGCATATTCGG GAACAAAGTTAAACTTGTTGAATC tgtgAAGAGTCGAAAGCAGCGTCTTGAAGGCTCCAGTGAGATCTTCACAAACCTTGAACCTGAAGTCGAGTCTCCACCCCAGTCTCCTCCTTCTGAATGTTCAGATAGtgatctgcagcttcttcttcaaaCCAGTGACTCTGCGTCTGCAAAACCAGCAGCTCCGAATGAACCCATCACTGGTGAAGCTGTCGCAGCAGAACCGAGTTCCACGGCTGCAGGTGACGTAGCgatggaggaggacaaggagaaagTGGGACCTGAGGTCGTCCTGGACTCCGGTGATGGGCCTCAGGTAAATGAAGATGTAGAGAAAGTCACAGAGACGGAGGAGGTGTCAACAACAGCAACTATAGATGCTCCTGCTGATGGAACCAGTGTCCCAGCTGATTCCACCACCGGTGTGGTCGCCTCTGAAAAAACCAGCACAGATCTCCCTCGGATTAACCAGGACGTGTTCAGGGCCATCAAAGCAGCGGTTCACCGGCACAGACTGACCCAAGACATgaagacacagagtgaagagaACGAG AGCTCCAGCAACGTTAGTGTCAAGGATGAAGTCACACATCAAGAAAAG GTTCAGGAGGATTCACACACTTCAGACGTCTTCACTGTTAATGAGCCACAATTCAACATCAGGGACTTTGTCACTGTTGATGAAGTTGCTGAAGATGTGGAAGAAATGAGCCCTGACCCCCGtagctcctcgtcctcctcagggagaaaagaaacacagagctCAGACGCTTCATCTGCTCCAAAACAAACCTCCATTAGATCCTCCACCAGATCCTTGAAAGACTCTAAGAGCTCCgcatcttcctcctccaagTCACCCAAAGACCACATGAAGAGAGGCTCGTCTTCTATCTCGACCTCTGTGTCGCCAAAAAAGACGAAGGACTCATCTAAGCCGACCaaatcctcttcctcatcctctgcctcttttctgtctcttgaaacctctccctcctcttgtcACAAGGCACAGAGGAGCCAGACGAAGTCCTCAAGATCGTCCCCAGCTGCAGGTGAAAGGGTAAAGAAGCCATCAGCAGCAGGGGAGCGTCGCCCTGTGtcacagagagaagcagcaaaAGAGAGTGTAGTGGCAAAGTCTGACCACAAAGTGGCAGCAGAGGGCATTGCTGCAAAAACTGTTGAGTCAGAGACCAAAATAGAAAAATCCTCAGCGATGCATCCATCTGCAGAGGGAAAGAGATTCGGGTTGAACCAAGACCAGGATATGGAGACTGATTTAAAGGACACCACACTCAAAGACCCGGAGAAAGgcaaagagaaaaaggaagaagaagaagaggaggaggatgatgatgatgaaaagtaCGAAATCCTTGATTCCTTCGATCAcagaacaaatgaaaacatagatGACAAGTCACCTGAACCTGAGAGTTTGCAAGAGGAAAACTTTCAGGTCTTGGACAGCGTCGACCACGAAGACGATGGTGAAGAAGCTTGTTCTGAGAAGATGGAAGAAGGTTCAACAGAGGACAAAAGAGCAACAGTTCAAGAGGATGACAAGCCTGCAGTCGAAGACTCTGCAATTAAATATCAGCAGGCAAATAATGAGGATAGTTTCCAGGTGTTAGATTCAGGTGTCAAACAAGCTGCGAGGGGCAAAGGAGAAGTGAAGAGAACACAAagtaaagaggaggaggtcCAAGCTGTGATGACATCAGCAGAATCCTGCAAACCCTCCAAAGAGGTCCAAGAACCTGATGATCGAATCCCAGAAGATGAAGACCAGCCTCCTAAAGTCTGTGACAACAAAGACAGTGATGTTACTGAACAAGAAACCTTTGAGATATTGGATTCAATTGACGATCAGACGATAATGGACCAAAACACTGAAGAGGAGGATGCCTCTAAGGAAGTGGATTCTGTTACAGATCAGCCAACAACTACAGAGTCTGAGTCTGACAACAAGAAACCTGACGTGACTTCCAGAAGAGATGATAGATCCTCAAAGAGGAGTGGCCTGAGGACCAGAGCATCCAAAAGTGAAGAGAAGGTCAAATCACCAGAGAAACAGGACAGGGTGGTGAAAAGATCAGAAACACCACGAGACTCCACTGCAAGACTTCCTCAAAGAGACCAAGAccctgaagaggagaaggtgTCTGAGATGGTCCATTCCACTGAGGAACTGGTTCAAGAAGCGGCCGCCACAGAAAGGACTGATAGAAGAAGGAgtggaagaggaaagaaagaggagaaagtgacTCTGAATCTCACTGAAGCATCTGAAAAAccagatgaagatgaggaggctTCGTATGAAATCTTAGACTCTGTGGAGGACGAGACTGTGACTGAGGAACCGGTCGTTATGACAAGATCCACCAGAGGAAGAAGGGGAAGGACGACTCAGAAAGACCAAACAAAGAAAGAGGACACACCGACAAGAAGTCGACGCACTCCTGTCAGAGAGTCACAGGAAAAAACTCTAGAGATGGAGAAGGAAGCATCTTCAAAAGAGAACTCACTAACAAAGAGGAAAGACATCGCTGTAAGAGAGGAAATAGATGAGGAAGCCACCTATGAAATATTAGATTCTGTGGAGGACGAGGTTCTTCAGGATGACCGGCCCCCTACAGGAGGGAAAAGGAAGAGGGGAAGACCAAAGAAAGCTGTTAAATCAACTAGAAAAAACCCTGTAACACTGAAGGGCGACAAAGAGGCTGATGATGAAGAAAAGGTGTCGTATCAGATTCTGGATTCTGTGGAGGATGAGATGGTTGAAGATCAACCTCCCACAGAAGAATCGCCCAaaaacgaggaggaggagcctttGTATCAAGTTGTAGATTCTGTGGAAGATGATCAGGTTCAGGAGGAGTTGATGACCACTGAGGAGTCAAAAGATGAAACTTGTccaaaagaggaggaagcagctgtTCAAGAAGATGCACCAACGTGTAGGACCATTGTGGAAACTTCTGAAAAAGTGGTCACCAAGGATTTAGATCATGATCCGTCTGCTGGtctggaaaagagagaaagctcATCCAAGGCAAACATCAAGGAAGAAGGTACATCAACGACAACGTCTCAAAAAGATCCCACAACACCAGAAGTGGAGAAGAACCAAGTGAGTGCTCTGGTGGACCTGGATGAAGtgagtgatgaggaggaagattaCCCTGACGACATAGCTGAGGAGAAAGAACTGAGGGAGAGCAAAGCTGCTGCTAAAGAGAAGCAACTCCtcatgaaggaggagaggaggaccagggagagagaggagaggaggaccagagagaaagaggagaggaggaccagGGAGCGAAGgagccagagcagcagcagcagcagcagtggaggaggagacaggaggaggacgaTGGAAAGGAGacgggaaaaggaggaggaggtagacaCCAAGGAGATGGTGACTCTGGATGAGGTGGGAGCAGATGAGGCTGGAGAGGAGGTGGTGTCACAGGGTGGAGAACCGGGGGGGCTCGTCACTCTGGATGAAATcgtagaagaggaagaggaagaggaggagggaaaatgTGAACAAAGGAGGCTGGAGCCCCGCCCACCCAGCAAGGACGAAGAGTCCCTGGACTGCTTGAACCCGGAG tatTTGGTGACTCTAGATGAAGcaggtgaggatgaggaggagaagccggACGAAGCAGAGAAAACATCAACATCTGCTAAACGCAAATACGATGACGACACAG AGGAGAACGTGAACTTTGTGACGGTGGATGAAGTGGGAGAggttgaagaagaggaggaggaggaagaacataAAACTCCCAGGACAAGAGGCCGAGCCAAGAAGAAAACCAGAAAGACGCCAG TGAGAAAATCTGCTCGAGGGAGGAAAGTTGAGGCAAAAGATGAGAGAGAAGAACAGGAAGCCGGCTCCTGTGTGGCCCCGCCCACTTCCCTGGACGCCTCATCGTCCCCGGACAAAGATCCTTCATCGTTACTGACTGACgggcagcaggagatccagaaggaggaggaggaggaggaggaggaggaaggagcgcACCCTCCTGCTGTGGAGGACCTGCAGCCTGGGGGcctggaggcagaggaggagaaag TTGTGAGtaaaaggaggaaggagattgTCGGACCTGAAGCAAAGAGATCTCGTTCTCAGTCTCCTTCGGTTCCTAACGACTTCAAGCTGCCGCCATTCAGAGCCAACCATCCCCTCG